Genomic window (Aquimarina sp. BL5):
GCGCAATGCTTGCAAAATGGAAAAGTTAGCAACCAATGCGCAGAAATATCGAAAAGTAAGGTAACATTTTGCCCAGCTACGACACATATATTAAACGTTGTGACTCATATCAAGTTGAAAGAAAAGTAAAAATTCCTAACTTTACATCATGGCAAGAAAAAATATTGTGGCGCCGATAACTGATGAAATGCGTGATGCTGCTGAAAAACAGATAAAAGAGCAGCAAACAGAAACGAAATATGATTTACGAGACTTTACTGTAGACTACATTGTTCAAGAATTTCAAAGTGGACTATTCTTCATACCGGATTATCAGAGAAAATTTATTTGGCCAGAAAAAAATAAGATTGGCTTCATAGAATCACTTTTTCTAGGACTACCAATTCCAATGCTATTTGTAGCGGATTTAGACGATGGAAGATTAGAAATTGTGGATGGAGCACAAAGAATTCAAACCCTTGAAGCTTTCCGAAATGACGATTTAAAGTTAAAGGACTTGAAATATCTTACGAGCTTGGAAAATTTTAAATATTCTGATCTACCAAAATCTTATCAGCGAAAATTTAATACAAGAGCTCTTCGAATGGTAATTCTTGAAGATTCTACGACTTTGGAAAGAAGGCAAGAGATATTCAATAGAATTAATACCAGCGCTATTAAGGCTAAACCTTCTGAGATTAGACGTGGAGATTTTGATTCAAAATTCATGCAATTCATTACAAAATGTTCCAAAGACCCATTGTTCGTTTCACTTTGTCCAGTATCCAAGCAACTTGAAGATAGAAGAGAACGTGAGGAATTAGTTCTTAGATTTTTTGCTTATTCAAGTGAATATAAGAAGTTCAAACATGATGTTGGTAAATTCTTAGATAAATTCTTAAAGGATAACGAAGATACATTTGATGAAAATAAATTAGCTAAGGATTTTAAGAATATGTTGACTTTTGTTGATCGTTATTTTTCAAGTGGTTTTGCCAAGAAAAAAGGCTATAAGTCTACTCCAAGAGTGAGATTTGAGTCAATATCTGTTGGGGTTCATCTGGCGCTTATGCAAAATCCCAATTTAGTTCCTCATTCCATGAATTGGTTAGATTCTAAAGAATTTAAAACACATACCACTACCCACGCAAGTAATTCAGGCCCAAAGCTTCGAGGACGTGTCGAATACGTTAGAGATGTATTATTAAAATAATTAAAATGCAAGACGTTTTAGACAACTTTAATGAGAGGGTTAAAGAAGTAGAGAAGTACTATAAAGTTCTTGAAACTTTAGATGACACTAGAACCGTAATCTATAAACAATATGCTAATAGAAAATCGATTGTTAGTCTGGACAACGATGCTTTGAAAATAATGAAATCTACTTGTTTTCTTATACTTTACAATCTGGTCGAGTCTACAATTAAAGAATCATTTACTGAGTTATATGATCAAATAAATAATGAAGAAACTACAATTGATCAAATAAATACAAGTTTTCGAAAACTTTGGATTAAACAACAATTTAAAAATGCTGATCCACTTTCTTCGAATCAAAATACTTATAGAGAAATAATTACTACAGTTGTTAATAGTATTTTAGACATGGAGTTTTTTACTCTTAATTCTAACCACTTACCAATAAGTGGAAACCTCGATGCTAGAAAAATAAGGGAATTATATAATAAACATTCAATTGATTTAAAAATTCATTATACTGCTTTAGCTGGAGGAGAGCTAAGAACTGTAAAGGATAAAAGAAATGCTTTAGCACACGGAAATATTTCATTTAGTCAATGCGGTCAAGAATATACTGTAGAAGATCTAATAAATATAAAGCGAAAGACTGTTACTTATATAAAATCATCTTTACGCTACATTAAAAAATACGCTGATGGAAACGGTTATGCAGTTTAATATTGGTTTAAATAGTGAATTTACTTCAAAATGGGTGACTCGATCTGAGCCTAAAACAACTCAATTCGATCCAGAGACTAGAGCATTTAACATTGTAGATCTTTTTTGTGGTTGTGGTGGATTAACTGCTGGAATAGTTGAAGCTTGCATTGATCAAAATATTAAACCAAATATAGCACTTGCTTTGGACTTCGACCCACATGCGCTGAAAGTCTATAAAGATAATTTCAGTTCGTTTTCAGATAAGATTCTCTTAAAAGACATCAGAGAAATTTTCCCAACAGAACTTAATGACACGAATGATTTTGTTTTAATTCCTAAAAAAGAGCCTATTGATTTGTTAGTTGCTGGACCTCCATGCCAGGGCCACTCCGATTTAAATAATTCAACCAGGAGAAACGATCCTCGTAATAATCTTTATTTATCTTGCTTAAATGCCATTCGAGAATTAAAACCAGATTTTGTATTAATTGAAAACGTACCTACAGTAATCCATGCGAGAGAAAAGGTAGTATCACGAACAAAAGAGGATTTAGAGGAATGGGGATATGAAGTACGTGAAGTCAAAATTGATTTTGTAAACCTTGGTTTACCCCAAACTCGAAAGAGACATGTATTGTTAGCCTCTAGAAAAAAAGATATTTTAGATTATATTTCTTTTAATAACTCAGATTATGATCAACCTAAATTGATTGACTTTATAAAAGATCTCGAATCTCGTGAACTGAACTTATCTACTTTTCATGCCTCTACCAAAATATCAGAGGAGAACTCTAAAAGAATAAATTTTTTATTTAAAAATGGATTGTTTGACTTGCCAGATTCCGAACGACCAAAATGTCATAAAAACGGTAATCATTCTTATAAGTCAAACTATGGGAGATTAAGATATGACTCTCCTGCCCAAACCATTACTTCTGGTTATGGATCAATGGGTCAAGGTCGATATGTACATCCAACTCAAAAAAGAACAATTACGTCAAATGAAGCCGCTCGAATCCAAGGTTTTCCGGATGATCATATTTTTTCTGGAGTACAAAGTTCAACTGCTTTAAGAAAAATGATAGCCAATGCGGTTCCTCCTCAGTTAGGTTTTGCATTAACCCGTATGATACTAGAAATGAAAAATAAAAACGAGTCACAACAATGGTAACCGTTGCACAAGTACTTAACTTTTGATGGGGTTGACATTAAAAATACTATTTTAAACCTCTTTTATTTTGAAAATGCTTGTTGAAATTTCAAAAATTTGAGTGCTTAAAATGAAGGCTAGTGTTTGTATTAAGACCAATTTTTCAAAAAAAAGAGGAGCAAGTGCTTTTGCTTCACTTTTTACTCGTTTTTCTGTGAATTTTAGATATTTCTTTAAATTATAAGCCATTGCCGATAGATGCATCACTTTGTTAGCCTGCTTTATGCCAATAGTGTTGATCTTGCGCAGTCCCATAAACTGGGTGAGGGTTCCAAAAACAGGCTCTACAGTACTTTGCCGTTTGGCTTTCATTACTTTGCCTTTGGGAGTGGCTAGTCGAGCATTGTTACGCTCATATTCCTCCCGATAGTAGGTTACACTAAATTTCTTTTCTTTAGCTGTTTTTCCCAAACAGCTAAGTGATAGTGGACAGTCTCTACATATTTTACTGGAAATACGGTATTCTTTCTTTAAGGTTTGGGTACGGTAGTCTTTGAACACTTTCTTGAAAGGTACTATTGCTCTGTTGGGACAGATATAATGA
Coding sequences:
- a CDS encoding DUF262 domain-containing protein, with the protein product MARKNIVAPITDEMRDAAEKQIKEQQTETKYDLRDFTVDYIVQEFQSGLFFIPDYQRKFIWPEKNKIGFIESLFLGLPIPMLFVADLDDGRLEIVDGAQRIQTLEAFRNDDLKLKDLKYLTSLENFKYSDLPKSYQRKFNTRALRMVILEDSTTLERRQEIFNRINTSAIKAKPSEIRRGDFDSKFMQFITKCSKDPLFVSLCPVSKQLEDRREREELVLRFFAYSSEYKKFKHDVGKFLDKFLKDNEDTFDENKLAKDFKNMLTFVDRYFSSGFAKKKGYKSTPRVRFESISVGVHLALMQNPNLVPHSMNWLDSKEFKTHTTTHASNSGPKLRGRVEYVRDVLLK
- a CDS encoding MAE_28990/MAE_18760 family HEPN-like nuclease: MQDVLDNFNERVKEVEKYYKVLETLDDTRTVIYKQYANRKSIVSLDNDALKIMKSTCFLILYNLVESTIKESFTELYDQINNEETTIDQINTSFRKLWIKQQFKNADPLSSNQNTYREIITTVVNSILDMEFFTLNSNHLPISGNLDARKIRELYNKHSIDLKIHYTALAGGELRTVKDKRNALAHGNISFSQCGQEYTVEDLINIKRKTVTYIKSSLRYIKKYADGNGYAV
- a CDS encoding DNA cytosine methyltransferase; translation: METVMQFNIGLNSEFTSKWVTRSEPKTTQFDPETRAFNIVDLFCGCGGLTAGIVEACIDQNIKPNIALALDFDPHALKVYKDNFSSFSDKILLKDIREIFPTELNDTNDFVLIPKKEPIDLLVAGPPCQGHSDLNNSTRRNDPRNNLYLSCLNAIRELKPDFVLIENVPTVIHAREKVVSRTKEDLEEWGYEVREVKIDFVNLGLPQTRKRHVLLASRKKDILDYISFNNSDYDQPKLIDFIKDLESRELNLSTFHASTKISEENSKRINFLFKNGLFDLPDSERPKCHKNGNHSYKSNYGRLRYDSPAQTITSGYGSMGQGRYVHPTQKRTITSNEAARIQGFPDDHIFSGVQSSTALRKMIANAVPPQLGFALTRMILEMKNKNESQQW